The following are encoded in a window of Panulirus ornatus isolate Po-2019 chromosome 6, ASM3632096v1, whole genome shotgun sequence genomic DNA:
- the LOC139749234 gene encoding uncharacterized protein, translated as MRTLILLCVVAAACAQYEAGFVKIIQDKRYQDGATFGNFRDQEDGTKYFEETDAEGIRRGYWEYVGEGGQVLRTEFEAGPGIGFRITKSNHQDATPVAAPQPQYQPQPAPQPIPQPAPQPIPQPPPTPRYRPRPVPIPTLAPAPIPVVRANPAFTTTEGPQNLFDYPGNLEFSRSNQGHRFKFTAV; from the exons ATGAGGACTTTG attctgctgtgtgtggtggcggctGCCTGTGCCCAGTACGAGGCTGGCTTTGTTAAGATCATACAGGACAAGAGGTACCAAGATGGAGCCACCTTCGGCAATTTCCGTGATCAGGAAGATGGCACCAAGTACTTCGAGGAGACAGACGCCGAGGGCATCCGACGTGGCTACTGGGAATACGTGGGTGAAGGTGGTCAGGTCCTCCGTACTGAATTCGAGG cTGGTCCTGGTATTGGCTTCAGGATCACCAAGTCTAACCACCAGGACGCCACTCCTGTAGCTGCGCCCCAGCCCCAGTACCAGCCACAGCCTGCACCCCAGCCTATCCCTCAGCCTGCACCCCAGCCTATCCCTCAGCCTCCACCCACGCCCCGGTACAGGCCACGACCCGTCCCTATCCCAACACTTGCCCCCGCTCCCATTCCAGTGGTCAGAGCCAACCCAGCCTTCACAACAACTGAAGGACCCCAGAATCTCTTCGACTATCCCGGCAACCTTGAGTTTTCTCGCTCCAACCAAGGGCATCGCTTTAAGTTCACCGCTGTCTAA